From Triticum urartu cultivar G1812 chromosome 2, Tu2.1, whole genome shotgun sequence, a single genomic window includes:
- the LOC125541450 gene encoding uncharacterized protein LOC125541450 has translation MPLRRRLLGLSAAVSGALRRSLATDAAHPPWVMLDRVAQVVGAWSAAARLAEPPHVSELRLPEHVIEAFPAPDRDFLDLRSGAISGASCDGLLFLSVLNARFTPPAAGERRAGRASTHPAVPDPAHAPRVTRLVCNPLTRELSRLPDFVSDPEYDFMLATQMSMGVLTQADRGQGPPDRFVAALLNGEQMLRFRSETGEWEAVALSPCFFPLPRPRRVTLGQETLAFGGRLWWVDLSWGALSADPFSDRPELSFVQLPRGSVLPEGAHGQARSLGVIDWHMHTPFRYRRMGVSQGRLRYVEVSREEPFLLSSFVLDDGGSGWMQEHRVVLNKLWASHMSLPLQQGATTRIVLIDPVNANVVYLAVDTLAVVAVDMDREEVIGSYPYSDTAACIPCVLPPWLGSSRIPSAGGKKFVRKNKTLVDVVAYSDSYYKR, from the exons atgcctctccgccgccgcctcctagGTCTATCTGCCGCCGTCTCCGGCGCCCTCCGCCGCTCGCTCGCGACGGACGCCGCGCACCCCCCGTGGGTCATGCTCGACCGCGTGGCGCAGGTCGTCGGAGCGTGGAGCGCGGCAGCGCGCCTCGCCGAGCCGCCGCATGTCTCCGAACTGCGCCTCCCGGAGCACGTCATCGAGGCCTTCCCCGCCCCCGACAGAGACTTCCTGGACCTGCGCTCCGGCGCCATATCCGGCGCGAGCTGCGAcggcctcctcttcctctccgTCCTAAACGCGCGCTTCACCCCTCCCGCCGCCGGCGAGCGGCGCGCCGGTCGGGCGAGCACGCACCCCGCCGTCCCCGACCCCGCCCACGCGCCCCGCGTCACACGCCTCGTCTGCAACCCTCTCACCCGCGAGCTATCCCGCCTCCCGGACTTCGTCTCCGACCCCGAGTACGATTTCATGCTCGCCACCCAGATGTCCATGGGCGTGCTCACCCAAGCAGACCGCGGGCAGGGGCCGCCTGACAGGTTCGTCGCTGCCTTGCTGAACGGGGAGCAGATGCTCCGGTTTCGTTCGGAAACAGGGGAGTGGGAGGCCGTGGCGCTCTCGCCGTGCTTTTTCCCACTTCCGCGGCCGCGGCGAGTGACGCTGGGCCAGGAGACGCTGGCATTCGGCGGTCGCCTGTGGTGGGTCGACCTGTCCTGGGGCGCACTCTCCGCTGACCCGTTCAGCGACCGGCCAGAGCTCTCCTTCGTCCAGCTGCCGAGGGGCAGCGTGCTGCCTGAAGGCGCGCACGGCCAAGCGAGGAGCTTGGGTGTCATCGACTGGCATATGCACACGCCCTTCAGGTACCGGCGCATGGGTGTCAGCCAAGGGCGGCTGCGCTACGTCGAGGTCTCTCGGGAGGAACCGTTCCTTCTCAGCTCCTTCGTGCTCGACGACGGGGGCAGCGGCTGGATGCAGGAGCACCGGGTGGTGCTCAACAAGCTCTGGGCGAGCCACATGTCCCTACCCTTACAGCAGGGGGCGACGACACGCATTGTCCTCATTGACCCAGTTAATGCCAACGTCGTTTACCTCGCAGTTGACACACTAGCCGTCGTCGCCGTGGACATGGACAGGGAGGAGGTGATTGGGAGTTATCCGTACAGCGACACCGCCGCCTGCATACCATGTGTTCTTCCACCCTGGCTCGGATCAAGCCGGATCCCTTCTGCAGGAG GCAAGAAGTTCGTTCGGAAAAACAAGACTCTGGTAGATGTCGTAGCTTATTCCGACAGCTACTACAAAAGATGA